Proteins found in one Magnolia sinica isolate HGM2019 chromosome 5, MsV1, whole genome shotgun sequence genomic segment:
- the LOC131245784 gene encoding uncharacterized protein LOC131245784 isoform X3, with translation MLQDVIHPPEQLPIVHESLSSPISSVQILDFCDNVFFPESLRSSEVSSCSGGAGGCCYDDNSYTTDLSFSSFPPDVANFNDATISILLDSPLEAEPEIPTTLNFPSPFSIPPVITSNQHEQFDISSLQSQIPLTDVSNVNGFSPYSPDSVAALPAPQLLPSVFEEDCLCPTQSYGCLDPTSPSSPSFLDTSGMGAFFGGNMNLGIAMAAVEASGMFSGSLQLSGSCSSTAPFSTEMSAFEDSTFKVGRLSVEERKEKIHRYLKKRNERNFSKKIKYACRKTLADSRPRVRGRFAKNDEFGEAVRPSCSHHEDDDEEEVRVKEEEEMMDSSDIFAHISGVNSFKCNYPIQSWM, from the exons ATGTTACAGGACGTGATTCATCCACCGGAACAGCTTCCAATTGTACAT GAAAGCCTGTCCAGCCCCATCTCATCGGTCCAGATCCTGGACTTCTGCGATAATGTCTTCTTTCCAGAATCCCTCCGGAGCTCCGAAGTCTCTTCCTGCTCCGGAGGCGCCGGAGGCTGCTGCTACGACGACAACTCCTACACCACAGACCTCTCCTTCTCATCCTTCCCACCTGACGTCGCGAATTTCAACGACGCCACCATCTCCATCCTCCTCGACTCCCCTCTCGAAGCCGAACCCGAAATCCCCACCACCTTGAATTTCCCTTCTCCATTCTCCATTCCTCCCGTCATCACATCAAACCAACACGAACAATTCGATATCTCTTCCTTACAGTCCCAAATTCCGTTAACGGACGTCAGCAATGTTAACGGCTTCTCACCGTATTCGCCCGACTCCGTTGCAGCGCTTCCAGCGCCTCAGCTGTTGCCGTCTGTGTTCGAAGAAGACTGTTTATGTCCCACGCAGTCTTATGGGTGTTTAGATCCGACGTCGCCGTCATCGCCTTCGTTTCTAGATACTTCTGGAATGGGTGCATTCTTCGGAGGGAATATGAATTTGGGGATTGCGATGGCGGCGGTGGAAGCTTCTGGAATGTTCTCGGGGAGCCTGCAAT TGAGCGGCTCCTGCAGTAGTACGGCTCCTTTTTCAACGGAAATGTCGGCCTTTGAAGACTCCACCTTCAAGGTGGGACGCCTCTCCgtagaagaaaggaaagagaagatcCACAGATACTTGAAGAAGAGGAACGAACGAAACTTCAGCAAAAAGATCAAG TATGCATGCAGGAAAACACTGGCTGACAGCCGGCCCCGTGTTAGGGGAAGATTTGCAAAGAATGATGAATTTGGAGAGGCGGTGAGACCAAGCTGTAGCCATCACGAAGACGATGACGAAGAAGAA GTAAGggtgaaggaagaagaagagatgatgGATTCATCAGACATTTTTGCCCATATCAGTGGAGTGAATTCCTTCAAGTGCAACTATCCAATCCAGTCTTGGATGTGA
- the LOC131245784 gene encoding uncharacterized protein LOC131245784 isoform X1: MLQDVIHPPEQLPIVHESLSSPISSVQILDFCDNVFFPESLRSSEVSSCSGGAGGCCYDDNSYTTDLSFSSFPPDVANFNDATISILLDSPLEAEPEIPTTLNFPSPFSIPPVITSNQHEQFDISSLQSQIPLTDVSNVNGFSPYSPDSVAALPAPQLLPSVFEEDCLCPTQSYGCLDPTSPSSPSFLDTSGMGAFFGGNMNLGIAMAAVEASGMFSGSLQCQELEFQGENGGVYSSESVYSSGELQVLNENQQQLVVSGSCSSTAPFSTEMSAFEDSTFKVGRLSVEERKEKIHRYLKKRNERNFSKKIKYACRKTLADSRPRVRGRFAKNDEFGEAVRPSCSHHEDDDEEEVRVKEEEEMMDSSDIFAHISGVNSFKCNYPIQSWM, from the exons ATGTTACAGGACGTGATTCATCCACCGGAACAGCTTCCAATTGTACAT GAAAGCCTGTCCAGCCCCATCTCATCGGTCCAGATCCTGGACTTCTGCGATAATGTCTTCTTTCCAGAATCCCTCCGGAGCTCCGAAGTCTCTTCCTGCTCCGGAGGCGCCGGAGGCTGCTGCTACGACGACAACTCCTACACCACAGACCTCTCCTTCTCATCCTTCCCACCTGACGTCGCGAATTTCAACGACGCCACCATCTCCATCCTCCTCGACTCCCCTCTCGAAGCCGAACCCGAAATCCCCACCACCTTGAATTTCCCTTCTCCATTCTCCATTCCTCCCGTCATCACATCAAACCAACACGAACAATTCGATATCTCTTCCTTACAGTCCCAAATTCCGTTAACGGACGTCAGCAATGTTAACGGCTTCTCACCGTATTCGCCCGACTCCGTTGCAGCGCTTCCAGCGCCTCAGCTGTTGCCGTCTGTGTTCGAAGAAGACTGTTTATGTCCCACGCAGTCTTATGGGTGTTTAGATCCGACGTCGCCGTCATCGCCTTCGTTTCTAGATACTTCTGGAATGGGTGCATTCTTCGGAGGGAATATGAATTTGGGGATTGCGATGGCGGCGGTGGAAGCTTCTGGAATGTTCTCGGGGAGCCTGCAATGTCAGGAGTTGGAGTTTCAGGGAGAGAATGGTGGTGTCTATAGCTCCGAGTCGGTTTACAGCTCTGGAGAACTGCAG GTATTGAATGAAAACCAGCAGCAGCTGGTAGTGAGCGGCTCCTGCAGTAGTACGGCTCCTTTTTCAACGGAAATGTCGGCCTTTGAAGACTCCACCTTCAAGGTGGGACGCCTCTCCgtagaagaaaggaaagagaagatcCACAGATACTTGAAGAAGAGGAACGAACGAAACTTCAGCAAAAAGATCAAG TATGCATGCAGGAAAACACTGGCTGACAGCCGGCCCCGTGTTAGGGGAAGATTTGCAAAGAATGATGAATTTGGAGAGGCGGTGAGACCAAGCTGTAGCCATCACGAAGACGATGACGAAGAAGAA GTAAGggtgaaggaagaagaagagatgatgGATTCATCAGACATTTTTGCCCATATCAGTGGAGTGAATTCCTTCAAGTGCAACTATCCAATCCAGTCTTGGATGTGA
- the LOC131245784 gene encoding uncharacterized protein LOC131245784 isoform X2, whose amino-acid sequence MLQDVIHPPEQLPIESLSSPISSVQILDFCDNVFFPESLRSSEVSSCSGGAGGCCYDDNSYTTDLSFSSFPPDVANFNDATISILLDSPLEAEPEIPTTLNFPSPFSIPPVITSNQHEQFDISSLQSQIPLTDVSNVNGFSPYSPDSVAALPAPQLLPSVFEEDCLCPTQSYGCLDPTSPSSPSFLDTSGMGAFFGGNMNLGIAMAAVEASGMFSGSLQCQELEFQGENGGVYSSESVYSSGELQVLNENQQQLVVSGSCSSTAPFSTEMSAFEDSTFKVGRLSVEERKEKIHRYLKKRNERNFSKKIKYACRKTLADSRPRVRGRFAKNDEFGEAVRPSCSHHEDDDEEEVRVKEEEEMMDSSDIFAHISGVNSFKCNYPIQSWM is encoded by the exons ATGTTACAGGACGTGATTCATCCACCGGAACAGCTTCCAATT GAAAGCCTGTCCAGCCCCATCTCATCGGTCCAGATCCTGGACTTCTGCGATAATGTCTTCTTTCCAGAATCCCTCCGGAGCTCCGAAGTCTCTTCCTGCTCCGGAGGCGCCGGAGGCTGCTGCTACGACGACAACTCCTACACCACAGACCTCTCCTTCTCATCCTTCCCACCTGACGTCGCGAATTTCAACGACGCCACCATCTCCATCCTCCTCGACTCCCCTCTCGAAGCCGAACCCGAAATCCCCACCACCTTGAATTTCCCTTCTCCATTCTCCATTCCTCCCGTCATCACATCAAACCAACACGAACAATTCGATATCTCTTCCTTACAGTCCCAAATTCCGTTAACGGACGTCAGCAATGTTAACGGCTTCTCACCGTATTCGCCCGACTCCGTTGCAGCGCTTCCAGCGCCTCAGCTGTTGCCGTCTGTGTTCGAAGAAGACTGTTTATGTCCCACGCAGTCTTATGGGTGTTTAGATCCGACGTCGCCGTCATCGCCTTCGTTTCTAGATACTTCTGGAATGGGTGCATTCTTCGGAGGGAATATGAATTTGGGGATTGCGATGGCGGCGGTGGAAGCTTCTGGAATGTTCTCGGGGAGCCTGCAATGTCAGGAGTTGGAGTTTCAGGGAGAGAATGGTGGTGTCTATAGCTCCGAGTCGGTTTACAGCTCTGGAGAACTGCAG GTATTGAATGAAAACCAGCAGCAGCTGGTAGTGAGCGGCTCCTGCAGTAGTACGGCTCCTTTTTCAACGGAAATGTCGGCCTTTGAAGACTCCACCTTCAAGGTGGGACGCCTCTCCgtagaagaaaggaaagagaagatcCACAGATACTTGAAGAAGAGGAACGAACGAAACTTCAGCAAAAAGATCAAG TATGCATGCAGGAAAACACTGGCTGACAGCCGGCCCCGTGTTAGGGGAAGATTTGCAAAGAATGATGAATTTGGAGAGGCGGTGAGACCAAGCTGTAGCCATCACGAAGACGATGACGAAGAAGAA GTAAGggtgaaggaagaagaagagatgatgGATTCATCAGACATTTTTGCCCATATCAGTGGAGTGAATTCCTTCAAGTGCAACTATCCAATCCAGTCTTGGATGTGA